The region CTCTACGAGGCGCTGGTGGAGCTGCTGCGCGGCGAGGGCTTTGCCGGGGCCACGGTCCTGCGCGGGATATGCGGTTTCGGCGCCCAGAGCGTGTTCCACACCCAAAAGCTCCTGGACCTGTCCGCCGACCTGCCGCTGGTGGTCGAGGTGGTGGACAGCCAGGAGCGGATCAACGCCGTCATGCCCCGCATCGACGAGATGATGGACGGCGGCATGATCACGCTGGAAAAGGCGACGGTCATCCGCTACAGCCGCAAAAACAGGGAGCCGTAAACCGAAGGCCCAACCGCCGCCGCAGGCCCCTACAGTGCGATGCCGTGCAGGTCGCGTCGGTGGTATCTCCAGGCAAAGGCCGCCCCGCGGAAGTACCAGTCGATCAGAAAGACCCCCCACACGGCGTACAGGGAGAGGTGCAGCCATTCGGCCGCAACCCACGACAACGCCACCCGTATCCCCCACATGGCCACCAGCGTGACGATGAAGACGTAGAAGGTGTCGCCCGTTCCCCGCAGACTGCCGGCATAGACGAACGAAAGCGCCAGCGGCACCTGGGCGAAGGCCACGAGCCGCAGGAAGACGCTCCCCTTTGCAATGACGTCGCCGTCATGGGTGAACAGCCCGATCAGGTAGTGGGGGGCGCAGAAGAAGACGAGCGCCATGAGGGTCATGACCAGCACGGCCAGCCGCAGCGCTTCGTTGTGGCTGATGCGGGCGCGGCGGAGTTTCCCGGCCCCCAGGGCCTGCCCCATGAGCGTGGCGGCGGCGATCCCCATGCCGGCGCCGGGCATGAAGGAGAGGGACTCGATGGAGACCCCGATCTGGTGGGCGGCGTAGGCGCCGGTGCCGTAGCCGATGATGAAGCTCGCATAGAAGAGCTGGCCGCTCTGCTGGGCGACCCGCTCCAGGGCCACCGGCCAGCCCACCCGCCAGATCCTGCCGAAAAGCGGCCCGTCCGGCCGGCCGAAGGTGAGATGCCCCTTGCGCACCGCCTGGACCAGCAGGTAGGAACAGCCGACGAATTCCGAACTGTTGATGGCGATGGCCGCCCCCTCGACCCCCAGCGCCGGCAACCCGAAGGTGCCGTAGATCAGCGGCCAGGCCAGGGCGACGTGCAGGATGTTGACCAGGATGACCGCCTCCATGGGGGTGCGGGTGTCCCCGGAGCCCTGCATGATGGCGGAGAGGATGTTGAGGCCGGTGGTCCACACGAGGCCGAGAAACACCAGGCGGATGTAGTCGGCGGCCAGGGCCTGGACATCGGACGCGGCGCCCATCATGCGGGCGATGTCGCCTCCCCAGGCGGCCCCCGCCGCCGTGCAGACCGCCGTCATGGCCAGGCAGGCGAGGCAGCTCGCGAAGGCCGCCCGGCGGGCCTCCTCGCGCCTGCCGGCGCCCCACAGATGGGCGATCACCACCGTGGCTCCGGTGGCCAGCCCCCAAAACACGGTCATGGTGACGAACATCAGGAGCTGCCCCAGCCCGGTGGCGGCGATGGAGGCGGCCCCCAAACCGCCGGTCAGGAAGATATCGACGATGGATACCAGCCTTTGGAACAGCGAGGAGAGGAGCACCGGCATGGAGAGGCGGAAGACGTCGCGCCGGATGGAAACCGGCTTGGGCCGGCGCGGGATGGTTGTGGGGAAACGAAACGGCATGGTTCAGTATACGGCCCGCCTCTCACGGACTCAAGGCATTTGAGATAAAAAAAGCGGGGCCGTGAAGGCCCCGCTTGGCGGACAGCGGCGCAGGACGGCTCAGAGATAATCCAGGAGCGACATCTGGGAGATCTTGGCCGTGGCGGACAGGGCGGCACTGAAGGCGTTCTGCTGCTGGGTCAGCTGCACCCCCAGCTTGGCCAGATCGACGTACTGGATATTGCTGGCGATATCTTCCAGGGTGTTTTTGTTGCTGGTATTCATCTTGGTCATGTTCTCGAGCCGTATCATCCGCGCGGCCAGGTCGCTCTGGGCGTTGGCGATCTGCTTGGCGCCGGTTTCCAGGTCTTTCGCCCCCTGCTGGATGGCGGTCACGTTGCTCGGGGTGGTGCTGTCCCCCACCGCCGCGATGAGGTTGTCGAAGGTTTGCAGGATATCCGTCGTGCCGTAGCTGGGGCTCGTGCCGGTCCCCTTGAGGACCCGGTCGCCGGTGAGGTTCATGGCCTGGGTGGAATTCTGGGCCACCTCGATCTGGAGCTGGGTGCCGTCGCCCGCATAGGTGTTGTTGGCGGTGTTGAACGGCGGCGTGCTGCTGTCGGCCCCCCCGAAGACGTACTGGTCCCCCGACTGGGTGTTGGCCATATCGATGATCTGCTTCTTGAGCGCCACCAGCTGGTCGTTCACCGTCTGGCGTTCCGTGGCGTCGTTGCTGCCGCTGCTGACGCTGTTGACCAGGGATTTGGCCTGGGCCAGGAAATCGGATATGCCGGTCAAAGCGGTATTGGTGACCGTCATGAAGGTGTTGGCCTTGGTGATGTTGCTCGAATACTGGTCGGTGGCCTTGAGCTTGTCGCCGATGTCCATCAGTATCCTGGCCGCGATCGGGTCATCGCTCGGGCGGTTGATATTCTGCTCGGTCGTGGACAGTTCCTGCAGCTTGTCGAGCCGGGAACGCCCCTGCTGGAGGTTGTAAATGGCATTATTGGCGGTCATGTTCGAGGTAATGCGCATGGCGGCAGCTCCTAACGTATGAGTCCGATGACCGTGTCCATCATGTCGGTCGCGGTGGTGATGATCTTGGATGACGCCTGGTAGGAACGCTGGTATTTCACCAGGTTGGTCAGTTCCTCGTCCAGCGACACCCCTGAATTGGATTCGCGCAGCGTGCTCAGTTGGTTGCTGAACGCCTCGTCCTGGGCCACGGTGTTCTGGCTCGACTGCACATCCAGGCCGACCTTGCTGGCCAGGGAGTTGTAATAGCCGGTGAAGGTGGAGCCCCCCATGGTGCTGGTGTCGTTGAGCAGCGCGGCCATGGCCACGGCGTTGCTGTTGTCCCCCGAGAGGGTGGCGCTCCCCGAGGCCGCAATCTGGTCCGTGCTGGTGAGGGCCGGGTTGATGGCGATCGTTGCCGCGCTTGCGGCGGGGCTGAACATGGCGATGCCCGCCGCGCCGGGAGGCCCGCTGATGTCGAAACCCGCCGCCTGCTGGGCATTGACCTTGGACGCAATCGTGCTCGCCAGGGCATCCACCTGGCTCAGGTAGCCGGGGATGATCGTATCGCGCAGGGCAAGGGTCGCCCCCAGCGCCCCCTGGGTCGGCGTGACCGCTGCCGCGGCGGCCCCGCCGGCGGGCGTCAGGTTGACGTCGTAGAGGCCGGTGGCGGCGTTGGTGGTCAGGGAGAAGGCGCCGGCCTGCTGGCCGGTCACCAGGGCGGCACCCCCGTCCGCGAACTTGATGTCCGTGGTGCCGTCGCTGTTCTCGGTATAGGTGATGCCGATCTGCTTGGAAAGGTTCTGTACCAGCAGGTCCCGCTGGTCCTTCAGCTCGTTGGCGTTGCCGCTTACCAGTTGGGTCGTCTTGATCTGGCTGTTGAGCTGGGCGATATCCTTCAGGGTGGCGTTGATGCTGTCCGTCATGGAGACGAGCGAGGTATTCTGGGTGGTGATGGTGTCGTTCAGGGTCTTGCTGACGGCATGGAAGTCGTCCACCAGGATCTGGGCGCGGGTCAGGACCGCCTGGCGCTCCGCCGTGCCGCCCGGATTGAGGGTCAGGTCCTGCCAGGCCCCGAAAAATTTGGAGATGGCGTCGCCCAGGCCGTCGTTTTTGACCTCGTTGAAGCTGGGTTCGATCTGCTGCAGCACGGTGGATTTGGTCGTGTCGTAACCGAGGGTGGTCTGGCCGGTCACCATCTGCTGTTGCAGCAGGCTGTCGTAGTACCGCTCCACGGTGGTGATGTTGACGCCGGTACCGATGGAGAAACCGTTGGACATGGTCTGGGGCGCGGTCTCCAGGACGGCCCGCTGGCGGGAATAGCCGGGCGTATTGACGTTGGCGATATTCTCACCGGTGACCTCGGTTGCTATCTGGTAGGCGTTGAGGCCGCTCTTGCCGATCTGCATTATGGAATTAAGGCTCATCTATGCCTCCTTGTTGATGATGGACGCGCCCGTCGGGCGCTGCTGCTGGTAGCCGCCCGATGCACCGTACACGCTCGCCTGGTTGAGGAGGCGGGTCAAAAAATTCAGCGAGGTCCCCACCGTTGCCATGAAGCGCTCCGCAATGTCCCGGTTCAGGGCGGCCCGCTCCTGCACCTGCCGGGCCGCGTCATTGAGTTCGCGGTACAGCCGTGGAATCCCCTTCTCCCGGGTTGCGGCGACCACTGCCCCCAGGGTGGCGTCCGGGCCGAGCCCGGCGGCGCGGGCGGCCGCGGCGATCGCCTGGCGCAGGGGGCCGGTATGCGCCTCGATGCGCCCCGTCAGTTCCTCCTTCAGCCGGTTCACCTCCGCCATGGCCTCCAGGTTCATGTCCCCAAGCTCGCGCGTCTCCCGCTCGAGGAGGAGCCGCAGCTCTTCGAGGAGCTGCAACTGGGTCGTGAGTATCTCGGTGAGTGTTTTATCCATGGGCGCTCTTTATTCCCGGGTGTCCGTCTTTTTGCCCGGATTGCGGCTTTCCTGGCGGATGATGTCCTTCTCGATGATGGGGGCGAGCCCCAGGCCGCCCCGCTTGGCTGCGGCCGCGGCATACTCCTGGTCCAGCATGGAGCGGTAGATCTCTTCGCCGTGCCCCCCCCGGTCAGCTTGTCCGTGCCGACCGTCGCCCGCATGGATTTCATCATCATGCCCACGAACAGGGCCTCGAAATCCTGGGACACCTTGCGGGCCTGTTTGAGCTGCTGCTGGCTCAGGCCGGCCGAAGCGCCGCTTGTCTGCCGCTGCAGTTGCCGCGCCTTTTCGGCGGCATTGTCGGTATCGGTTGTTATCGGGGAGATGCCGATATCCA is a window of Geobacter sp. FeAm09 DNA encoding:
- the flgN gene encoding flagellar export chaperone FlgN, whose amino-acid sequence is MDKTLTEILTTQLQLLEELRLLLERETRELGDMNLEAMAEVNRLKEELTGRIEAHTGPLRQAIAAAARAAGLGPDATLGAVVAATREKGIPRLYRELNDAARQVQERAALNRDIAERFMATVGTSLNFLTRLLNQASVYGASGGYQQQRPTGASIINKEA
- a CDS encoding MATE family efflux transporter, with the translated sequence MPFRFPTTIPRRPKPVSIRRDVFRLSMPVLLSSLFQRLVSIVDIFLTGGLGAASIAATGLGQLLMFVTMTVFWGLATGATVVIAHLWGAGRREEARRAAFASCLACLAMTAVCTAAGAAWGGDIARMMGAASDVQALAADYIRLVFLGLVWTTGLNILSAIMQGSGDTRTPMEAVILVNILHVALAWPLIYGTFGLPALGVEGAAIAINSSEFVGCSYLLVQAVRKGHLTFGRPDGPLFGRIWRVGWPVALERVAQQSGQLFYASFIIGYGTGAYAAHQIGVSIESLSFMPGAGMGIAAATLMGQALGAGKLRRARISHNEALRLAVLVMTLMALVFFCAPHYLIGLFTHDGDVIAKGSVFLRLVAFAQVPLALSFVYAGSLRGTGDTFYVFIVTLVAMWGIRVALSWVAAEWLHLSLYAVWGVFLIDWYFRGAAFAWRYHRRDLHGIAL
- the flgL gene encoding flagellar hook-associated protein FlgL, translated to MRITSNMTANNAIYNLQQGRSRLDKLQELSTTEQNINRPSDDPIAARILMDIGDKLKATDQYSSNITKANTFMTVTNTALTGISDFLAQAKSLVNSVSSGSNDATERQTVNDQLVALKKQIIDMANTQSGDQYVFGGADSSTPPFNTANNTYAGDGTQLQIEVAQNSTQAMNLTGDRVLKGTGTSPSYGTTDILQTFDNLIAAVGDSTTPSNVTAIQQGAKDLETGAKQIANAQSDLAARMIRLENMTKMNTSNKNTLEDIASNIQYVDLAKLGVQLTQQQNAFSAALSATAKISQMSLLDYL
- the flgK gene encoding flagellar hook-associated protein FlgK, yielding MSLNSIMQIGKSGLNAYQIATEVTGENIANVNTPGYSRQRAVLETAPQTMSNGFSIGTGVNITTVERYYDSLLQQQMVTGQTTLGYDTTKSTVLQQIEPSFNEVKNDGLGDAISKFFGAWQDLTLNPGGTAERQAVLTRAQILVDDFHAVSKTLNDTITTQNTSLVSMTDSINATLKDIAQLNSQIKTTQLVSGNANELKDQRDLLVQNLSKQIGITYTENSDGTTDIKFADGGAALVTGQQAGAFSLTTNAATGLYDVNLTPAGGAAAAAVTPTQGALGATLALRDTIIPGYLSQVDALASTIASKVNAQQAAGFDISGPPGAAGIAMFSPAASAATIAINPALTSTDQIAASGSATLSGDNSNAVAMAALLNDTSTMGGSTFTGYYNSLASKVGLDVQSSQNTVAQDEAFSNQLSTLRESNSGVSLDEELTNLVKYQRSYQASSKIITTATDMMDTVIGLIR
- a CDS encoding rod-binding protein, with protein sequence MLDQEYAAAAAKRGGLGLAPIIEKDIIRQESRNPGKKTDTRE
- a CDS encoding DUF190 domain-containing protein, with the protein product MTKLIGENVLMRIFIGESDRCGRKPLYEALVELLRGEGFAGATVLRGICGFGAQSVFHTQKLLDLSADLPLVVEVVDSQERINAVMPRIDEMMDGGMITLEKATVIRYSRKNREP